A region from the Bactrocera dorsalis isolate Fly_Bdor chromosome 1, ASM2337382v1, whole genome shotgun sequence genome encodes:
- the LOC105223579 gene encoding calpain-B — MYDPRNYFPKNYHSTGIGLVNLAALGYNKNEQSASETPKTGLYPALPYPTAPPDPNAVRLSYGMPSPPTQMPGIQSSAPYPPSSAVPYPPRQSLYPTLGPQPSQNVPYPTGMPQPYAPYPTAPYPTAYPSAAAPALPYPMMPTGMPLPYSVPPPTSPSSLYPTIPTLPDGAMPTYGGGGGCIVSESANEKLPSPDEEPSVGVPEIPFSAVKVPESENMFWMKEKTSELRGRDDSHVPYDTLRSSCLDNGTLFEDPDFPANNDSLMFSRRPDRYIEWLRPHEIADDPQFFVDGYSRFDVQQGELGDCWLLAAAANLTSDPNLFFRVVPPDQSFEENYAGIFHFCFWQYGKWVEVVVDDRLPTYRGELIYMHSTERNEFWSALLEKAYAKLHGSYEALKGGTTCEAMEDFTGGVTEWYDLKEAPPNLFNILIKAMNRNSLMGCSLEPDPNVFEAETPQGLIRGHAYSISRVCMIDIHTPNRQGKLPMIRMRNPWGNDAEWNGPFSDNSAEWRYIPDSQKEELGLTFDADGEFWMPFQEFLNNFDRVEICNLSPDSLTEEQEDSGKRKWEMKMFEGEWAAGVTAGGCRNFLETFWHNPQYVITLTDPDEDDDDGKCTVIVALMQKNRRSKRNRGMECLTIGFAIYHLTDRDMETRPQGLNFFKYRASVARSPHFINTREVCARFKLPPGNYLIVPSTFDPNEEGEYIIRVFSETANVMDENDDSVGYCEVDDRIKPNIPPPKEEDPQRENLRRLFRSIAGSDMEVDWMELKRILDHSLRDVMIDGNTFSKDACRSMVAMMDKDQSGNLGFEEFESLLTDIAKWKAVFKFYDRDHSGEIESFQLRDALNSAGYRLNNRVLNALGRRYTSREGKISFDDFLMCAVKTKTYIDIFRERDTDELNRATFSMDEWLERTAYS, encoded by the coding sequence atgtacgATCCCAGAaactattttccaaaaaactaccATTCCACTGGAATTGGTTTAGTGAATTTAGCCGCACTTGGCtataataaaaatgaacaaaGTGCTAGTGAAACACCGAAAACTGGTCTATATCCGGCGCTGCCATATCCAACTGCACCGCCAGATCCAAATGCTGTACGCTTAAGCTATGGTATGCCATCACCACCAACGCAAATGCCTGGAATTCAAAGTTCAGCACCATATCCACCATCATCTGCTGTGCCATATCCCCCACGACAATCGCTGTATCCGACCTTGGGACCGCAACCTTCACAAAATGTGCCTTATCCGACTGGCATGCCACAACCATATGCGCCATACCCAACGGCGCCATATCCAACTGCGTATCCATCGGCGGCGGCGCCAGCGCTGCCCTATCCAATGATGCCAACTGGCATGCCATTGCCGTACAGTGTGCCACCACCTACATCACCTTCCAGCCTCTATCCGACGATACCTACACTACCAGATGGTGCAATGCCAACAtacggtggtggtggtggttgtATTGTAAGTGAGTCAGCGAATGAGAAACTACCATCACCAGATGAGGAGCCCTCTGTAGGTGTGCCGGAGATACCCTTTTCCGCTGTAAAAGTACCTGAAAGCGAGAATATGTTTTGGATGAAGGAGAAGACAAGTGAATTGCGCGGACGAGATGATTCACATGTGCCATATGATACGCTACGTAGCAGTTGCTTAGACAATGGCACTCTGTTTGAAGATCCAGATTTTCCAGCGAATAATGACTCACTTATGTTTTCACGCCGCCCTGATCGTTACATTGAATGGCTGCGTCCGCACGAAATTGCCGATGATCCACAGTTCTTTGTTGATGGTTACTCACGTTTCGATGTGCAACAAGGTGAATTGGGCGACTGTTGGCTGCTGGCAGCTGCAGCGAATTTGACCTCGGATCCAAACTTGTTCTTCCGTGTGGTGCCGCCAGATCAAAGCTTTGAAGAAAACTACGCTGGTATATTCCATTTTTGCTTCTGGCAGTATGGAAAATGGGTGGAGGTGGTGGTTGATGATCGATTGCCAACATACCGTGGAGAACTGATATATATGCACTCCACAGAGCGCAATGAATTCTGGAGCGCTTTGTTAGAAAAAGCGTATGCCAAATTACATGGTTCCTATGAGGCGCTTAAAGGCGGTACCACATGCGAAGCTATGGAAGATTTCACCGGTGGCGTTACTGAATGGTATGATTTGAAGGAGGCGCCACCAAATCTATTCAACATACTGATTAAAGCCATGAATCGCAACTCTTTGATGGGTTGCTCATTGGAACCAGATCCAAATGTATTTGAGGCAGAAACTCCACAAGGTCTTATACGTGGTCATGCCTATTCAATATCACGGGTGTGCATGATCGATATACATACCCCAAACCGTCAAGGTAAATTGCCGATGATACGTATGCGCAATCCCTGGGGAAATGATGCCGAATGGAATGGACCTTTCAGTGATAACTCTGCAGAATGGCGATACATACCTGATTCACAGAAAGAAGAATTGGGGCTTACTTTCGACGCAGACGGCGAATTTTGGATGCCCTTCCAAGAGTTTCTTAATAATTTCGATCGCGTAGAGATTTGTAATTTGTCACCGGACTCGTTGACCGAAGAGCAGGAAGATAGTGGCAAGAGAAAATGGgaaatgaaaatgtttgaaGGTGAATGGGCAGCTGGTGTTACAGCTGGCGGTTGCCGCAATTTTCTAGAAACTTTCTGGCATAACCCGCAATATGTGATCACACTGACCGATCCTGATGAAGATGACGATGATGGCAAATGTACAGTCATTGTTGCATTGATGCAGAAGAATCGCCGTTCAAAACGTAACCGGGGTATGGAATGTCTAACAATCGGTTTTGCGATTTATCACTTAACCGATCGCGACATGGAGACACGGCCACAGGGtctaaatttcttcaaatatcgCGCTTCTGTGGCACGTTCACCACATTTCATTAATACACGCGAAGTATGTGCGCGCTTTAAGTTGCCGCCTGGCAATTATCTAATTGTGCCCTCGACCTTTGATCCCAACGAAGAGGGTGAATACATTATACGTGTGTTCTCCGAGACCGCAAACGTTATGGATGAGAACGATGATTCAGTGGGCTATTGTGAGGTGGATGATCGTATTAAACCAAATATACCGCCACCTAAAGAAGAGGATCCACAACGTGAGAACTTACGTCGCCTCTTCAGGAGTATTGCTGGCAGCGATATGGAAGTGGATTGGATGGAACTTAAACGCATACTCGATCATTCACTGCGAGACGTAATGATCGATGgcaacacattttcgaaagaCGCTTGCCGTTCGATGGTTGCTATGATGGACAAAGACCAATCGGGTAATTTGGGTTTCGAAGAATTTGAATCGCTACTCACAGACATTGCCAAATGGAAAGCGGTATTTAAATTCTACGATCGCGATCACAGTGGTGAAATAGAAAGTTTCCAATTGCGTGACGCACTCAATTCGGCTGGTTACCGCCTGAATAATCGAGTGTTGAATGCGTTGGGACGTCGTTACACGTCACGCGAGGGCAAAATTAGCTTTGATGACTTTTTGATGTGCGCCGTGAAGACGAAGACCTACATCGATATATTCCGCGAACGCGACACGGATGAATTAAATCGGGCGACATTTAGTATGGATGAATGGCTCGAACGCACCGCTTACTCATAA